GCTCACCCGACCCGCAGGCCGTCGAGCAGGCGGCGGTCGCCGCTCACCCCGAGGGTGTCGAAGCTGACCCGGCCCATCAGGGCCAGCAACAGGTCGCTGGCGGTGCCGGTGACCTGCGCGCGGGCGTGGTGGTCGTCGTGATCGAGGATGGTGGCGGTGTCGAGCAGGGCCACCCCCTCGCCGCGCAGCCGCAGGTACCAGTACTGGGCTGCGTCGGTCGCGGTCAGCTGGACCACGCCGTGCCACTGGCCGGATGACGTCCGCTTGCCCGCCGGCAGCCAGGTGTCCAGCACCTCGCTCACGCCGTCGGCGGCGAGCTTCGCCTCGATGGGGTCGCCGGCGCCGATGGCGAGCTGGGCGTCCCAGCGGTGGACCGCCGTCTCGTGCGCCATCCGCCGCGGCCAGAAGCCGGCCTTCTTCGGCTGCGGCGCGAAGTTCCACGCCGGCGCCTCCGGATCCAGCCCGTCGAAG
The window above is part of the Micromonospora inositola genome. Proteins encoded here:
- a CDS encoding maleylpyruvate isomerase family mycothiol-dependent enzyme codes for the protein MSRLHGTKDFWIGALRTDGPAFAAAVAEAPPETPVLSCPGWTVSDLGRHLARVYAWARQVLSAGTTTRPERHDAEPPAGLTPAQWYRQEYDQLMALFDGLDPEAPAWNFAPQPKKAGFWPRRMAHETAVHRWDAQLAIGAGDPIEAKLAADGVSEVLDTWLPAGKRTSSGQWHGVVQLTATDAAQYWYLRLRGEGVALLDTATILDHDDHHARAQVTGTASDLLLALMGRVSFDTLGVSGDRRLLDGLRVG